The region CTGGCGTCCCAGTGCGAGCGCCGCGCGAGCCACCGGGGCGGCAGCGGCGTGCCGAACAGGCGCGCCGCCGCGCGGACCGCGAAAGCGGGCCACAAGCGCTGCGACGCCCCGAGCGCGAAGCGGAACAGGCGCAAGCCGGGGCTTGCCTGGTAGAAGGCCGAGGTGGCCTCGAGTGCGGTGCGGGTCATGGGGGGCTTTCAATAGAAGATCATGTCCTCGTTGCGGCGGGGCAGTCCGCGCAGCGATTCGCAGGCGGCCGCGACGCCGCGGCAGGCGGCATAGACGAGGGCGATGAGGAGGACGGTGAGCATGGCGGGATCCTTTCTTCGCACAATCGTGCGAAATATGGGCAAACAAACGTGGCGAGTCTCTGGAAGCGGGAACTCCTACTTTTTGTAGGTTTGCAGCAGGCGGCGCCAGGTGGCCTGCGTTCTCTCGACGGCGCGCGGGTCGCGCAGGAAGCGTGCGTCGTGGATCATCCCGAGCATCATCGCGCAGGCTTCCCCCGCGAGTTGCTCGGCATCGGTGTCTGCCTTGAGGTGGCCCTCGTCGATGGCCTGCAGCACCGTGCGCCGCAGGGCCGAACGCCAGCGCGTCACTTCCGAGTGCAGGTGGTCGCGCAGCGGGCCCTCGCGGTCATCGAGCTCGAAGGCGCCGGCGGAAAAGATGCAGCCGTTGCGCGCCTCGACGTCGCGCGTGCGCACGATCCAGCGCGCCATGATTTCTTCCAGCCGCGGCAGGCCCTTGGGCAGCTGCATCGCGGGGACGAAGACGTCGGCGAGAAAGCGCCGGCCGAATTCCTCGACCACGGCCTTCTGCAGCGCCTCGCGCGAGCCGATGCGCGAGAAGACGCCGCTCTTGGACAGGCCGATGCGGTCCGCGACGGCCTGCAGCGTGATCGCCTCCAGGCCTTCCGCCGAAGCGAGGTAGAGCCCGGCGCCGACGATGGCGGCGCGGGTCAGTTCGCTCTTCTGCGTTTTGGCGTCCATGCACCCATATTAGCACGGTCGTGCGAAAATCGCAAAGGCCCTCCTCAGGCCTGGACCAGCGCCGCGCGGACTTCGGCCAGCACCGGCGCCCAATCGCCGGCCCGCTGCTGGCGAAAAAGGCGCATGCCGGGATACCAGGGCGATTCCTGCGTGTCCGTTCCCCAGCGGAAATCCGCAGTGAAGGGCAGCAATAGCCAGGTCCGCGCGCCGAGCGTGGCAGCCAGGTGCATGAGGGAGGTGTCGACCGTGATGACGAGGTCCAGCGCGGCAATTTG is a window of Caenimonas aquaedulcis DNA encoding:
- a CDS encoding TetR/AcrR family transcriptional regulator — protein: MDAKTQKSELTRAAIVGAGLYLASAEGLEAITLQAVADRIGLSKSGVFSRIGSREALQKAVVEEFGRRFLADVFVPAMQLPKGLPRLEEIMARWIVRTRDVEARNGCIFSAGAFELDDREGPLRDHLHSEVTRWRSALRRTVLQAIDEGHLKADTDAEQLAGEACAMMLGMIHDARFLRDPRAVERTQATWRRLLQTYKK